Proteins found in one Clostridium kluyveri DSM 555 genomic segment:
- a CDS encoding sugar O-acetyltransferase, with amino-acid sequence MKSEKEKMLAGDLYYAGDEELTKEREYARNLIFEFNHSKPSGKDKRQEILKKLITAKDSFYIEAPFYCDYGYNIEVGENFYANYSCIILDVNKVKIGDNVLLAPNVQLYTATHSIDPAERLTGKEYAKPIVIGNNVWIGGGAIICPGVKIGDNATIGAGSVVTKNIPDNVIAAGNPCRVIKNI; translated from the coding sequence GTGAAAAGTGAAAAGGAAAAAATGTTAGCAGGTGATCTTTATTATGCAGGTGATGAAGAGTTAACTAAAGAAAGAGAGTATGCAAGAAATTTAATTTTTGAGTTTAATCATTCAAAACCAAGTGGAAAAGATAAGAGACAGGAGATTTTAAAGAAACTCATTACTGCAAAAGATTCGTTTTATATTGAAGCACCTTTTTATTGTGATTATGGCTATAATATTGAAGTTGGTGAAAATTTTTATGCTAATTATAGTTGTATAATACTAGATGTGAATAAAGTTAAAATAGGAGATAATGTACTTTTAGCACCGAATGTTCAACTTTATACTGCTACTCACTCGATTGATCCTGCCGAAAGACTCACTGGTAAGGAATATGCTAAACCGATTGTTATAGGAAATAATGTTTGGATTGGTGGTGGAGCGATAATATGTCCGGGAGTAAAAATTGGAGATAACGCAACTATAGGAGCAGGTAGTGTAGTAACCAAGAATATACCAGATAATGTAATCGCGGCAGGAAATCCATGCAGGGTTATTAAAAATATTTAA